A stretch of the Bradyrhizobium arachidis genome encodes the following:
- a CDS encoding amino acid ABC transporter substrate-binding protein encodes MKGLFYSLVAATVLVAPVQAQSPGGTLAKIKETGEIRLGHRDVSVPFSYLDDNQKPIGFAMDLCTRIVDAVKVELKLPSIQTKLQPIQLSTQIPLIQNGTIDIVCGPATNTLERQKVVAFSDTIFVSSIRAVVRKDAPIKAFEDLNEKPVSLTTGSTSIALLASRAQEKKFQTKNVLSADHAASFLALTTGRSEAFVMDDILLASLIANSAKPDDWRIIDDSLRTEPYGLIIRKDDPEFKELVDRTLVAMMQGKEFGELYAKWFMTPIPPKNVNLKFPMTAPLKDAVTNPNDKGV; translated from the coding sequence ATGAAAGGATTGTTTTATTCGCTTGTCGCTGCGACCGTCCTTGTCGCCCCCGTGCAGGCCCAATCACCCGGTGGGACGTTGGCCAAAATCAAGGAGACCGGTGAAATCCGGCTCGGGCATCGCGACGTTTCGGTGCCGTTCTCCTATCTCGACGACAATCAAAAGCCGATCGGGTTCGCGATGGACCTCTGCACCAGGATCGTCGACGCCGTGAAAGTTGAACTCAAGCTGCCGTCGATCCAGACCAAGCTCCAGCCGATCCAGCTCAGCACGCAGATCCCGCTCATCCAGAACGGCACCATCGACATCGTCTGTGGTCCGGCGACCAACACGCTGGAGCGGCAAAAGGTGGTAGCCTTCAGTGACACGATCTTCGTGTCGAGCATTCGCGCCGTCGTGCGTAAGGACGCGCCGATCAAGGCGTTCGAGGATCTGAACGAGAAGCCGGTGTCGCTGACCACAGGCTCGACGTCGATTGCGCTGCTGGCCTCTCGCGCCCAGGAGAAGAAGTTCCAGACCAAGAACGTCCTGTCCGCTGATCACGCCGCATCGTTCCTCGCGCTGACCACGGGCCGCAGCGAAGCCTTCGTGATGGACGACATCCTGCTTGCCAGCCTCATTGCCAACAGCGCCAAACCCGACGACTGGCGCATCATCGACGACAGCCTGCGTACCGAGCCGTATGGGCTCATCATCCGCAAGGACGATCCGGAGTTCAAGGAGCTGGTCGACAGGACGCTGGTTGCGATGATGCAGGGCAAGGAGTTCGGCGAGCTCTACGCCAAATGGTTCATGACTCCGATCCCGCCCAAGAACGTGAATCTGAAATTCCCGATGACGGCGCCGCTGAAGGACGCGGTTACAAAT
- a CDS encoding GntR family transcriptional regulator: MGVGIAAKIRSTGGHGSTPDSVRDALRLAISSGELAPGLQLRQDELAERFGTSRIPVREALRQLEAEGFVTFLPNRGAVVSDMSIDEVIELLEIRIALECHALRLAIPAMSEIDLDEARKLLSSYDKAPDPEQWGTFNWRFHKMLYAPCNSPRLLAMIDANYGHVSRFTRALVSRATGKERPQREHYQLLEFSRDGEVEKAVRLLRDHIVQTQKTLRSAQRHALRGTEG; the protein is encoded by the coding sequence ATGGGAGTCGGGATAGCTGCCAAGATCCGAAGCACCGGAGGTCACGGATCGACGCCGGATTCGGTACGCGACGCGCTGAGACTCGCGATCAGCTCGGGCGAACTAGCCCCCGGGCTACAGCTTCGCCAGGACGAACTCGCCGAGCGCTTCGGAACGAGCCGCATTCCCGTGAGGGAGGCGCTCCGCCAGTTGGAGGCCGAGGGTTTCGTGACCTTCCTGCCCAATCGCGGCGCAGTCGTCTCGGACATGTCGATCGACGAGGTGATCGAGCTGCTTGAAATCCGCATCGCGCTCGAATGTCATGCGTTGCGGCTCGCAATTCCCGCCATGAGCGAGATCGATCTCGACGAGGCCCGGAAACTCCTCAGCTCTTACGACAAGGCGCCGGATCCCGAACAATGGGGCACATTCAACTGGCGCTTCCACAAGATGCTCTATGCGCCGTGCAATAGCCCTCGCCTGCTTGCAATGATCGACGCGAACTATGGGCATGTCAGCCGGTTCACGCGGGCCCTCGTGTCCCGCGCGACCGGCAAGGAACGGCCGCAGCGCGAGCATTACCAATTGCTCGAATTCAGTCGCGACGGCGAGGTCGAAAAGGCCGTCCGGCTGCTGCGCGATCATATCGTGCAGACGCAAAAGACGCTGAGATCCGCGCAACGTCACGCCTTGCGTGGGACGGAAGGCTGA
- a CDS encoding FAD-binding oxidoreductase, whose translation MKANDVEILVIGAGIAGIATAYFLAVEQKRSRLLIVDEGQPMALTSAQSGENYRNWWPHPTMAAFTDHSTDLMEDIARRTDNRFNMTRRGYFLATRDEKPEELLQQLFAGYGASASRLIRMHEGSGKGYSPPTSADWQTAPDGVDVLLGRELIQKYYPMFDKEVATGLHIRRAGDISGQQLGQYMLETMRPLGVRFQQAKVLGIAKTDRFAVDIIDGGTRQTVKADIIVNAAGPFAAHVAAMHGEKLPILNVLQQKIAFADRNGAVDRRLPFSIDLDGQSLAWSDDEREALAAAPEFARLLEPMPGSIHCRPDGGDHGDWIKLGWAFNHEPSEPVREPELNPHFPEIVLRAASRLQPALRQYLGALPRDRVHYGGYYPMTKENWPLIGAARTPGVFLATALSGFGTMSACAAGDLCARAVVGAPAPSFANVLSLARYQDEALMDELRRSDSRGLL comes from the coding sequence GTGAAGGCGAACGACGTCGAGATATTGGTCATCGGTGCCGGCATCGCCGGCATCGCCACAGCCTATTTCCTTGCGGTGGAGCAGAAGCGCTCGCGCCTTCTGATCGTGGACGAAGGGCAGCCGATGGCGCTCACCTCGGCGCAGTCGGGCGAGAACTATCGCAATTGGTGGCCGCATCCGACGATGGCGGCGTTCACCGACCACAGCACCGACCTCATGGAAGACATCGCGCGCCGCACCGACAACCGCTTCAACATGACACGGCGCGGGTATTTTCTCGCAACGCGCGACGAGAAGCCGGAGGAATTGTTGCAGCAATTGTTTGCCGGCTACGGGGCGTCTGCATCCAGGCTGATCCGGATGCATGAAGGCTCCGGCAAAGGCTATTCGCCGCCGACGTCTGCGGATTGGCAGACCGCGCCGGATGGCGTCGACGTGCTGCTCGGCCGCGAGCTGATCCAGAAATACTATCCGATGTTCGACAAGGAGGTCGCCACAGGACTGCACATCCGCCGGGCCGGCGATATCAGCGGGCAGCAACTCGGTCAGTACATGCTCGAGACCATGCGTCCGCTCGGCGTTCGGTTCCAACAGGCGAAGGTCTTGGGCATCGCCAAGACCGATCGATTTGCGGTCGACATCATCGACGGTGGCACACGTCAGACCGTCAAGGCCGACATCATCGTCAACGCGGCAGGGCCTTTTGCAGCTCACGTGGCGGCGATGCACGGCGAAAAGCTTCCGATCCTGAACGTACTGCAGCAAAAGATCGCCTTCGCCGACCGCAATGGTGCGGTCGACCGCCGGCTGCCCTTCTCCATCGACCTCGACGGTCAATCTCTCGCCTGGTCCGATGACGAGCGAGAGGCGCTTGCGGCCGCGCCTGAATTTGCGCGGCTGCTGGAGCCGATGCCAGGCAGCATCCACTGCCGGCCCGATGGCGGCGACCACGGCGACTGGATCAAGCTCGGCTGGGCATTCAACCACGAGCCGAGCGAGCCGGTTCGCGAACCGGAACTCAATCCCCACTTCCCGGAGATCGTTCTGCGCGCAGCTAGTCGGCTTCAACCCGCTCTCAGGCAATATCTTGGCGCCTTGCCGCGAGACCGCGTGCATTACGGCGGCTACTATCCGATGACTAAAGAAAATTGGCCGCTGATCGGCGCGGCACGGACGCCCGGGGTGTTCCTTGCAACCGCGCTGTCGGGATTTGGTACCATGTCGGCATGCGCTGCGGGTGATCTCTGCGCACGCGCTGTCGTGGGCGCCCCCGCCCCGTCATTTGCCAATGTCCTTTCGCTCGCGAGATATCAGGACGAGGCCCTGATGGACGAACTCAGGCGCAGCGACAGCCGCGGCTTGCTTTAA
- a CDS encoding bifunctional diguanylate cyclase/phosphodiesterase, with protein sequence MLANADSALYRAKREGRGTVRFFETEMDQELRDRRLLQHDLRQALEQNQFMAHFQPQAKMDGEIVGFEALLRWQHPTRGFVPPDQFIPLAEEAGSIIPIGEWVLREACREAASWPRPLQVAVNLSPCQFQAGDLQGTIHQILMETGLAPTRLEVEITEGVLIGDFTGALNLLRRLKALGIRIAMDDFGTGYSSLSYLQSFPFDKIKIDRSFISNLESTPQSTEIVRAVLGLAHALNIPVVAEGVETEAQRAFLAREACEEMQGYLVGRPDLIERYLDVIGATVEHRRYG encoded by the coding sequence TTGCTCGCCAACGCCGACTCCGCGCTCTACCGCGCCAAGCGCGAGGGCAGGGGCACGGTGCGCTTCTTCGAAACCGAGATGGACCAGGAGCTGCGCGATCGCCGGCTGCTGCAGCACGACCTGCGGCAGGCGCTGGAGCAGAACCAGTTCATGGCCCACTTCCAGCCGCAGGCGAAGATGGACGGCGAGATCGTCGGCTTCGAGGCGCTTCTGCGCTGGCAGCATCCAACGCGCGGCTTCGTGCCGCCGGACCAGTTTATCCCGCTGGCCGAGGAAGCGGGTTCGATCATCCCGATCGGCGAATGGGTGCTGCGCGAGGCCTGCCGGGAGGCGGCCTCCTGGCCGAGGCCTCTTCAGGTCGCGGTCAATTTGTCGCCGTGTCAGTTCCAGGCCGGCGATCTCCAGGGCACGATCCACCAGATCCTGATGGAGACCGGTCTTGCTCCGACGCGGCTCGAGGTCGAGATCACGGAAGGGGTGCTGATCGGCGATTTCACCGGCGCGCTCAACCTGCTGCGACGGCTGAAGGCGCTCGGTATCCGCATCGCCATGGACGATTTCGGCACCGGCTATTCCTCGCTGTCCTACCTCCAGTCGTTTCCGTTCGACAAGATCAAGATCGACCGCAGCTTCATCTCAAATCTCGAAAGTACGCCGCAGTCGACGGAGATCGTGCGCGCAGTGCTCGGGCTTGCCCACGCGCTCAACATTCCCGTGGTGGCGGAAGGCGTGGAGACGGAGGCCCAGCGGGCGTTCCTTGCCCGCGAAGCCTGCGAGGAGATGCAGGGTTATCTCGTTGGCCGTCCCGATCTGATCGAACGGTATCTGGATGTCATCGGCGCGACCGTGGAACACCGTCGCTACGGCTGA
- a CDS encoding GGDEF domain-containing protein, whose protein sequence is MHRLLAEQLRLSVDDTGQIDLDRLGELVNAAYEENDRSQRRMSEELAQTHDRAEQDLLRTREFLDTIIENIPIAVFAKDARDSRYILLNRAGEEYYGLPREQMLGRTPEEIFPEDVARVVTEQDRRVVDGGAPMFLEDHLLEVGVKGHDRVVNSRKLLITDAAGAPQYLVGVIEDVTERIANQARISHLAHHDALTDLPNRSAFNEALAERLTRAQDACTSFAVLSLDLDRFKEVNDVFGHPVGDMLMRAAGDRLRAEADGAFVARIGGDEFMILMDDDVSRDEVLALAERLVETIGNSKSTTICFMSA, encoded by the coding sequence ATGCATCGTCTTCTCGCCGAACAATTGCGGTTATCCGTCGACGACACCGGTCAGATCGACCTGGACAGGCTCGGCGAGCTCGTCAATGCGGCCTATGAGGAGAACGACCGCAGCCAGCGGCGCATGAGCGAAGAACTCGCGCAGACGCACGATCGGGCGGAACAGGATCTGCTGCGCACCCGCGAATTCCTCGACACCATCATCGAGAACATCCCGATCGCGGTATTCGCCAAGGACGCGAGGGACTCGCGATACATCCTGCTCAATCGTGCCGGCGAAGAATATTACGGCCTGCCGCGCGAGCAGATGCTCGGCAGGACGCCGGAGGAGATCTTTCCCGAAGACGTTGCCCGCGTCGTCACCGAGCAGGACCGTCGCGTGGTCGATGGTGGCGCGCCGATGTTTCTCGAGGACCATCTGCTCGAGGTCGGCGTCAAGGGCCACGACCGGGTGGTCAATTCGCGCAAGTTACTGATCACGGATGCCGCAGGCGCCCCGCAATATCTGGTCGGCGTGATCGAGGACGTCACCGAGCGGATCGCCAACCAGGCGCGGATCAGCCATCTCGCGCATCACGATGCGCTGACCGATCTGCCCAACCGCAGCGCCTTCAATGAGGCCTTGGCCGAGCGGCTGACGCGGGCGCAGGACGCGTGTACCAGCTTCGCCGTGCTCAGCCTCGATCTCGACCGCTTCAAGGAAGTCAACGACGTATTCGGCCATCCCGTCGGCGATATGCTGATGCGCGCCGCGGGCGACCGGCTCAGAGCCGAGGCGGACGGCGCCTTCGTCGCCCGCATTGGCGGCGACGAGTTCATGATCCTGATGGACGATGATGTTTCGCGCGACGAGGTGCTTGCGCTGGCCGAACGGCTGGTCGAGACGATCGGCAACTCGAAATCGACGACTATCTGCTTCATGTCGGCCTGA
- the rpe gene encoding ribulose-phosphate 3-epimerase, with protein sequence MTKEIVIAPSILAANFARLGEEIAAIDAAGADWIHCDVMDGHFVPNISFGADVIKAVRPFTTKTFDVHLMIAPVDPYLEAFAKAGADIITVHAEAGPHLDRSLQAIRALGKKAGVSLCPATPESALDYVLDRVDLILVMTVNPGFGGQSFLGSQIEKIQRIRAMIGDRPIRLEVDGGVTRDNAAIVAAAGADTLVAGSAVFRGNSSADYANNIAAIRVAAEGGRVPTRNYSSATTRADEGELVR encoded by the coding sequence ATGACCAAGGAGATCGTGATTGCGCCCTCGATCCTGGCCGCAAACTTTGCCCGGCTCGGCGAGGAGATCGCCGCAATCGACGCCGCCGGTGCAGACTGGATCCATTGCGACGTGATGGATGGCCACTTTGTGCCGAACATCAGTTTTGGCGCCGACGTGATCAAGGCTGTCAGGCCCTTCACCACGAAGACATTCGATGTCCACCTGATGATCGCGCCGGTCGATCCCTATCTCGAAGCCTTTGCAAAAGCCGGTGCCGACATCATCACCGTGCATGCCGAAGCGGGGCCGCATCTCGATCGCTCGCTGCAGGCGATCCGCGCGCTCGGCAAGAAGGCCGGCGTCAGCCTGTGTCCGGCAACGCCGGAGAGCGCGCTCGACTATGTGCTCGACCGCGTCGATCTGATTCTCGTCATGACCGTCAATCCCGGTTTTGGCGGCCAGTCCTTTCTGGGATCGCAGATCGAGAAGATCCAGCGCATCCGTGCCATGATCGGCGATCGACCGATCCGGCTCGAGGTCGATGGCGGCGTCACCCGCGACAATGCGGCGATCGTTGCCGCGGCCGGTGCCGATACGCTGGTCGCGGGCTCCGCCGTGTTCCGCGGCAACAGCAGTGCCGACTACGCCAACAATATCGCCGCGATCCGTGTCGCGGCAGAGGGAGGCCGTGTTCCAACGCGGAACTATAGTTCGGCGACAACGCGTGCTGACGAGGGCGAGCTCGTCCGTTAG
- the cbbX gene encoding CbbX protein, producing MLDVPHATSTETSETAFDLRKEAEAAGITETLQQLEQELIGLKPVKSRVRQIASLLLIERIRQRAGLVSAPPTLHMSFTGNPGTGKTTVALRMAKILHGLGFVRRGQVISVTRDDLVGQYIGHTAPKTKEILKKAMGGVLFIDEAYYLHRPDNERDYGQEAIEILLQVMENQREDLVVILAGYGERMTSFFASNPGFRSRIAHHIEFPDYSEAELLFISELMLRECGYRFSSQAREAFERYIALRRTQPFFSNARSIRNAVDRIRLRQADRLVSDLDRMLDVADLETIESADVLASRVFAGGADAMRGSKP from the coding sequence ATGCTTGATGTGCCCCACGCGACGTCGACCGAAACCAGCGAAACCGCCTTCGACCTGCGCAAGGAGGCCGAGGCCGCCGGGATTACCGAGACACTGCAACAGCTCGAGCAGGAGCTGATCGGGCTCAAACCGGTGAAGAGCCGGGTACGCCAGATCGCGTCGCTGCTGCTGATCGAGCGCATCCGGCAGCGGGCGGGCCTCGTCTCCGCACCGCCGACGCTGCACATGTCCTTCACCGGCAATCCCGGCACCGGCAAAACCACAGTTGCGCTCCGCATGGCAAAGATCCTGCACGGGCTCGGCTTCGTGCGGCGCGGGCAGGTGATCTCGGTGACGCGCGACGATCTCGTTGGGCAATATATCGGTCACACCGCGCCGAAGACGAAGGAGATATTGAAGAAGGCGATGGGCGGCGTGCTGTTCATCGACGAGGCCTACTACCTGCACCGGCCCGACAACGAGCGCGACTACGGCCAGGAGGCGATCGAGATCCTGCTTCAGGTCATGGAGAACCAGCGCGAGGACCTCGTCGTCATCCTCGCCGGCTATGGCGAGCGGATGACGAGCTTCTTTGCCTCCAATCCCGGCTTCCGCTCGCGCATCGCCCACCACATCGAATTCCCCGATTATTCGGAAGCCGAGCTGCTGTTCATCTCGGAACTGATGCTGAGGGAGTGCGGCTATCGTTTCTCGAGCCAGGCGCGCGAAGCGTTTGAAAGATACATCGCGCTGCGCCGGACGCAGCCGTTCTTTTCCAATGCGCGCTCGATCCGCAACGCGGTCGATCGCATCCGGCTGCGGCAGGCCGATCGCCTGGTATCCGATCTCGACCGCATGCTCGATGTCGCCGATCTCGAGACCATCGAATCCGCTGACGTGCTGGCGAGCCGCGTGTTCGCCGGCGGGGCAGATGCAATGAGGGGATCAAAACCATGA
- a CDS encoding ribulose bisphosphate carboxylase small subunit, which translates to MKLTQGCFSFLPDLTDEQITRQVQYCLANNWAVNIEFTDDPHPRNTYWEMWGLPMFDLQDAAGVMMELAECRRVYGDKYIRISGFDSSHGWESVRISFLVNRPPREAEFELVRQEVAGRAIRYTTVRKQTAPAAP; encoded by the coding sequence ATGAAACTCACACAAGGCTGCTTTTCCTTCCTGCCCGATCTCACCGACGAGCAGATCACCAGGCAGGTGCAGTACTGTCTGGCCAACAACTGGGCGGTGAATATCGAGTTCACCGACGATCCGCATCCCCGCAACACCTATTGGGAGATGTGGGGCCTGCCGATGTTCGATCTCCAGGATGCCGCCGGCGTCATGATGGAGCTCGCCGAATGCCGCAGGGTCTATGGCGACAAATACATCCGCATCAGCGGTTTCGACTCCAGCCATGGCTGGGAGTCGGTGCGGATCTCCTTCCTGGTCAACCGGCCGCCGCGTGAGGCCGAGTTCGAGCTGGTCCGGCAGGAGGTTGCCGGCCGCGCCATCCGCTACACCACGGTGCGCAAGCAGACCGCACCGGCTGCGCCGTAG